From the genome of Scyliorhinus canicula chromosome 20, sScyCan1.1, whole genome shotgun sequence:
cggagtctgcacgttctccctgtgtctgcgtgagtttcctccaggtgctccagtttcttcccacaagttccgaaagacgtgctgttctgtaatttggactttctgaattcgccctctgtgtacccgaacaggtgccggaatgtgatgactaggggattttcacagtaacttcattgcagtgttaatgtaagcctacttgtgacactaatgaagattatcattataatgatatgcaaactgtgCCGACTGTATGTGTGATGAACTGATGATGAATGTTGCAACAACGATCAACATCTATCATGTGATTAAGGAGAAAACTCAGCTGGTAAAACCAGACAACTACATATAACTGAAGTATTGATGAATTTTTGTTCTGTGAAAGTGTGGAGACTGTCACCGAGACCACTTTCAGGTCTGACTACTTGTACAGAACTAAtgcaaacttatttttaaaaagctgttttcTGGTGTCCTGTCATGGCCGTGATATGGGGAAAGCCTACAATGGACTATATTATGTGATGTTTGCATGCCAAAATGTACAATTATATATACCTTACAAAATGTAAACTATATATAATCTTACAAAATGTTTCGATTAGAAAAGGGTTCAGAAAATAAAGTCATCTGGTTAAATTTTAGGGTTAAACAGACTTAAGGTAAAGACTGCTAGAGGCAGAATCAGAGGGATACGCCCACGGCCTGTGTTACCATAATCCCATTCAGCCTAACCTCAttggtgggaatacacaggatgccttGCTTCAGCCGGGATGAtgcactcaagatccattgtcatttggGATAACCTTGTTTGATCAGTCATTAGCCCATCACAGAATCGGATGACCTATTTGTCCATCAGtggaaggttagttgcatataaATGGCATAGCTCTATTCCTTTGTATAAATGGGATTGGGCAATCAGCCAAGATTTCGATAATTGGTTCAAAACAAGAGAGaatctttgtttgaggggctgggtgaacgagagagagaaagaatgctgTTCTGAACAGTCCCAGCCAAAAGGCCGTGGAAACCGaccagagaggtcatgaaagttggcACCAAAGCAGGCtttagaaaagagttctgaatATATCCCTAACAGAAGAAATATTGCTTTGTAAATGATAGTATTGTTTTTGCTACTCTGTGCAATTGGCAGGTGAGCGGCATGTTTATTTAAAAGTGATATTTCATAGGAACTAGTGGTTTAAAGTTAAGAAACTGTATGTAATCTGTTAATGTTAGCGTTGAAGTTTACAAGTGTAAGTattgttttctgtttttttattgCCAACaatttttgtttataaaataaccaagccctatttctcatACTATCACTCCTGAAACAAATCTATCTTTCCGCACCAAATTGAAACTTTAAAAAGTTATGGCATCTGGTCCATTCGCTTGGCCActgctactcagttcaagggcaattagggatgggcaacaaatgctgccttggcaGTGACACTCACCTCCTGTGAAATAGTTTAAAACCTGTAGTTACCTCAGTGGCATCAGCCACCAGGATCCAGTCCACTCCCCACCACCAGGACTTCCCTCAGGGCTCTTCATATCAGGACCATGGAGGTTCGGGGCTCATCATTCTTcgtcctgctccccccccccccccccacctcccgcaacGGGCAGGCTGAGAGTGTAAAAGATTAGGTAGGGTCTTCAGTTGGTTTTGCAGATCTCAAGGGATCAGGAGGAAAAAATAGAACTTGCATTTCCAGAACACCTTCACACCGTCAAGACATCCTGAAGTGTTTTGGGGCAAATAGTGCACTTtctgaagtgttgtcactgtcataatgtaggaaacacagcagcctttGCAACCAGGTACTAACTGCTAGCAGCCTAAACTTGCCCTTCCACACATCCTTCAATAAGTAACTTACGTTTACACccagagagagtggtgagaatgtgaatcCTACTCTCACATGGATTGGTTGAGTGGATTGTAAAAATACGAGAGCAaagggaatagagagatatgCTGCAAAATGAGGTGAAGCGATGTGGGATGAGGGGCGTGTGAAGCATAAATACCTGAATTACTTTGTAATTCTTTATAAAACACAAAGAAACATCTTTTTTCACTCTTTATTATtgacatttacatttattttttattcctGACAGTAGTAACCTGTATCGTGCGGTAAGTGGTAACCAATAAAAGCTGCATTTTATTACTGGCAGAGTAAAGATTGTAATCAACCTTAACCCACGGGTGAACTCAAAGTTGTTAATCATGTTAAACGCAATCTATTTTATAATTACCAACAGCTCTCCCACCACATTACCGGCAGCGGTCTTCCTGGTAAAATGGGATGGAATTACAGAACGTGATTCCTAAAATCACACTTCTGTGGTATCAATGCAATTTGTTTTATTGGATCAGCAATCGGAGCATGCTGATCAGTAGCGAGTATCGGAAAATTGCCTGGCTCACTTTGCAGGAGGAAGAAGAATCATATCGGAACAGCTTTTACTGCTGGCGATGCGTTCAAGAAACACTCCGAAAACTGAGCGAAATATCTGGGGAAAATCACTCAAAGTTACTTCTCGGCGAAACGGGGATAAGTGAACCCATTGGAAGCTCTAGAATGTTTGATAAAAGGGCAGTAAttctgtggagagtgtaatgggcGATAAAGGGAAATGTTTCTCTTCTttaaggtttacaaaattatgcagTCTTTAGGCCATAGTGGGTTTTTTTTTagtcatttgttacagtaaaagtttttaaaatgtaaaatcttgTCCTGTCACTCTTTCAGCTAATAACTGGTGGTTTGAATCTTTTGAGAAGTTATTGGTCTCTGCAGAAGTCGTAACAAAATCTAGAAGGGGATAGAAATGCAGAGCCAAACCCCTACAACAAAAGTAACTTTTAGCCAAAAATAATCATAATTTGTACATGGAAATGAATGACTGGACTTTtccaaaaagttttttttttaaatagcatttGTGTTATAAAAAGTAAACAGATTTGATTTCAAAATGGCACTTTGTGGTTGACATTCTGATTGTTAGATTACACCGGATGGTTTGATAGATCGTTGCAACAGAATCGTGAATATAATCCCGAAAACCTGAAATATAACAAAGAAACATCAGCAACAAACAGGAAACCTGAAGTAAAGGCTTGAATCAAAACATCACAGATCTCCCTTACTGTAATGAGGGCAATGCCAAAAGCAATTGCTGCAAAGATGTGAAGCTTGGAGTTGATGATTTCTTCAATGGCTTCTAGACAGTCCTGCataaaaacattgaaaataaGAGTTAGCTCATAAACATAGCTCCTGAATTTCATCCCTCCCTAGATAATTTAGGAGTGAGCCTTGCTTTATGGGTAGCATTCCTACCTCAGTAAGGGGAAGGTTGTGGTTTCGAATCCCACTCAAGGTTGTTGCAAAAACAGGGGATTAGGAGTGCTGGACTTTGAATGCTGTGTTTGACCATTAGGTGCTCAAATCTGTGAGCAgtgacaaatcccccccccccccccccccccccccccccccaacaccattttACCAGCCAGCCCTACTTCCACTCAGGCTAATGACCTCTTTGTATTGGAGGGAACTTAACCTCCTGGATTACGAAAGAAGTGTGATGATTCAGGAACAGAACATTGCCTTTTCATCTCCACAATCAACCCAGACTGAATCCATGAAAGCATAAAATTTCTTGTCACTCCCGATGACTGTTTGGGCACTTTAGATAAGAGAGATAAAAATAAAGATAAAATTGTATTTAAGTAGCATCTTTTAGAACAACCAGACATCTCAAATGCTTTACAGGCAAtgaggtgtagtcactgttgcaaggtAGAAAATGCAGTGACCAGTTTGTACACTGCAAGCTCCCACAATGACCAAATAATTTGTTTTTTGTTGTGTTattgattaagggataaatattggctgggacATTGGGGAGAAAATCCCTTCActtcttcattgtagtgttacggAGTGTCTTACGTCCACCTGATCAtttcctgcccctgcccctgatcagggggctggtttagtacagggctaaatagctggcctttaaagcagaccatggcaggccagcagcacggttcaattcccgtaccagccaccccaaacaggcgccagaatctggcgactaggggcttttcacagtaacttcattaagggactgtttagcacagggctaaatcgctggctttgaaagcagatcaaggcaggccagcagcatggttcaattcccgtaccagcctccccgaacaggcgccagattgtggcgactaggggcttttcacagtaacttcatttgaagcctacttgtgacaataagcgattttcatttcatttcatttgatagggcagatgaggcctcggtttaacatttcatccaaaaggcagcgcctcacacagtgcagcactccctcggtactgcactagagtgtcagcctggattttgtgctcagCCCCAGAGGAGAGTTATCCCTTatgacctggccaatatttatctttccACGAATGTGACCAAAAACTGTTTATCTCCTTGTTATCTCAGTGCCGTTCATGGGAACtgactgtgcacaaattggctgctctgGTTTCTACTCTACAACAATTATTTTAGTTCAAATAGTACTTCGctgactgtaaaatgctttggactgTTCGGAGGCTATgaacggtgctatataaatttTGTTTCCATAGTTACCAATAATCTGAGTTCTGCATGGTTGTTCCTTTTTATTCAGGGTCACGTCATGCAAATTCTCTTGAATAATGATCACAATTCAAACTTTGCCAGCAAACATCACACAAACCTAATCGAGGGTGATTTTCAGAAAGGTTATTGATTCCATTCAAGTCTGCCAGCATAAGGACATAAATACACAGAGCCAAATTTTGTCTTCCCCTCCCACACCCGGCCAATCAGAGtgctgtgggagagaggggtggggcaaTGTCAGACGATGTGCGgaatttttgaaaataaaatggcaaagtgccaggtTCAGTCAGAAAACGGGCATGTTTCTCTGCAGATCGTCCCACACTTTGCCACTTtttgaaaggggggtgggggttggcacCATCATTGTGAGGGGCAGAGCCTAAGCTCGCCAGCAAGCCTGGCCTCACAGAAATCAGGcgacatttttaaagggtgccccaaactcaaaagtgaaattaaacatccccctcccctcccccacatggatataataatctttattgtcacaaataggcttacattaacactgcaatgaggttaatgtgaaaattccctagtcgccacattccggcgcctgtttgggtagacagggggaggattcagaatgtccaattcacgtctttcgggacttgtgggaggaaaccggagcacccggaggaaacccatgtggactcctcacagacagtgacccaagccgggaatcgaacctgggaccctggttctgtgaagcaacaatgccaaccactgttctaccgtgctgcccttggggacACCCCTCCTCCATGGATAGCATGATTCCACTTACAAACATAGATCGCTGACCTGATctttccactgcccccccccccgcccccttcctctcacccccccaccccgacccccccaccccaaatacaGATCGCCAGCCTCAGGACAGCAGGGTCTTCCCAATGGGTCGCCCTATGTGGCATTCCCGTACACTGCCCTATATTATCCACCTCCTTGGCACTTCCCGACGCCACCGGGTAGTATCTCGGAGAAGATATTAAATGAGAAGCCAGTCTAATTAAATGTGATTGGCTCTGACCTCAATTGCCCTGGTtcaagctctggaataccctccttaaacctctccgCAACTCTTCCCCTCTTTTAAGACACTTATTAATAACCAAGCTTTCAGTCACCTGACCTAATATCGCCTTATGTGGCTCACTGTTATAGTTTGTTTATAACGCTCCTGTGAAGTACTCGGAAATCATTACCTTCAAACAGtgacataaatacaagttgtgtTATTCCTCTTTTCCCATTAATGTTTTGCCTTCCCTTTGCTACATGTCAACCAAAGCAGTTAAGAGGAGTGAGCAGTGTCCACCAGGTTTATTCCAATATACACCAACCTCAGCTTCCGCAAAGATTATATTAAGGCTTCGACCCTTACCTTATATCCGGTGGTACATCCTCTCACCGAGCCCTGTTTATCTTTGTAACCACAGCAGCCCAACTGAAACCCAAAAATATTTCTGTTAGTCAGCACGAAAGGAGAAAACATTTACACCATACAACTCAAAAGAGAAACCCTAACAAACAATTGGCCAAATAACCATTCAGTTTCATTGTTTCAGCTAATGTTTCAACACAATATCCCTATGTAGTCCAGTGTTATTACCATGGAGGAGGGTCACTGAGACAGCGTATTCTGGCTTAAACAGCTATGAGTCCACTTCTGAGTGTTGGCGGAAAATGCGCCCAGGCTAATTATGTCAGGAACAAAATTGGAGTACACCCAGTTTTCATACAAATGGCACAGCAGATGTTGATTCCAGGAGGGAGGCAGATACAACGAGATCATCCATCATCCTGCGCCAATTCCTCAAACACAAGATCATCCAGGGAATTTGGACGTCACTGGCTAAGCcagtacttattgcccatccctaattgaccctgAGATAGTTAGGGTGAGCCACATTCTTCAaacactgcagtccatgaggtgtaggtacacccacagtgctgttagcaagggagttccaggattttgacccagtgatagtgaaggaatcgagatgtatttccaagtcaggttagtgagtgacttggaggggaacttgccggtggtggttttcccaggcttctgttgcccttgtccttctagatggtacagcTTACGGAtaaggaaggtgctgcctcaggaatcttggtgagttcctgcaatgcattttggaaatggTACACACGttgctactgtgtgtcggtggtgatgGGATTGAACGTTTAACGTAGTGGATGGGACtcaaatcaagcagactgctttgtcctggatggtgttgatcttATTGCATGCTGTTGGAACAGGACTTATCCAGGTAAAtgaagattattccatcacattgGGTGGCCCTGAGATTGCTTTATGAACTGaagtttttctttctttcaggATATTGAAGGCTGGCCTATTGGTCAAACCACATTAGGAATAGTGCCGTGGGGACTACCGCACATTGAGTGGATGACACTTTAGCTCAGCTCCATATGGGATGTCACCATCACACACTCGCAGCTCCACACCGTTTACATAGAGTAACAGGGAGGCCTTAAACAAAGGCTAAATTTCCCAGCTAGAATTTGCCTCTAGAACTAACGGATTGCCACAGAATTCTTTGTGAAGTGCCTGTTTTTTGCAATGTGCTAAATATGTCAATAccatggtgtagtggtaatgtcactgagccAATAATCCAGGGACTGGTTAATGCTCTGGgatcaccatggcaactggtgaaatttaaattcagtcaatatatctggaatgaaaagctagtctcagtaatggtggccatcaTTGTCGTAAAAATGCATTGGTTTCACTGAtgtcgtttagggaaggaaatctgccagtcttacccggtctggcctacaggtgactccagacccacagaaatgtgtagttgactcttaactgccctctgaaatggccgagcaagccacatccacatcccatgagagaATAAATTAAAACTAACAGAATGCAATTCACAATTTCCCACTTTCCATTCAGGTGAAAACATTCCCGGATGTGAATTACTCACTCTCAGAATGGGGGTTGCTGGCAAGACTACAAGTTATCTTTAATGCTTCTAGATGTCCTGAGACAGTGTTGTGGGCCTTCTTCATGAATTCTAGctgtttgatacaactgaatgaCCAGGTCACTTTGAGCGCAGTTAATAGTCAAACATGTTGATGTGAGcatggagtcaaatgtaggccataCTGACTGCAGACAGAATCATAGgtcaaagaaggaggccattcagtccatcacatTTGTGATGACTCTTTGAATACTGCTTCAAAATATGTAATATAATAATGTaaatatgttctttgttctttaaggttttggccaagggtagtatcatgaccagtacaggtttGGGGAGCCGaaatgcctgttcctgtgctgtattgttctttgttcttatttgaCATGTAATGTGCAGGGTGATAGTGAGAAAGCTGAGGAGTAGGCCCAAATTGGACAGGACCTTCGAAGAGCCAGCAGAGACACAATCggccaaaggcctccttctgttctgaaaTATTGTTTGGCCACTCttcaaattcaattcaaattctcaaaccaCCTGGTGTGATTCAAAGCTCACTTTCTCACGTACACTAATGCTGTAACATTGTATATTTGAGAAAACAGTCAACCTACAGTTTTGTGCAGTGCGTTGATCATGCACTTAAAGTCAACAGCATCTGGGCTGCTCACATCAATGGTCCCAGCATAGGCATCCTGCAACTGCTTAATCACCTGGACAAGAAACAAGGAAAAACAATCTCAGATTGCTGGTCTGTCACTGCAAAGATTTATTTTCATATGACACAAGAGCTGTGGAAGTGTATTCGGACTTGCATCCCACATGGAATGCAAGACGGTGAAAGGGACTGAGACACGATCAAAATTTGATCTCATGACCTTGTTAATATTTTTTCTTATATCTGGAGGAGTACTGCTGCTCCTCCTATGGCTTGTCAGCTGTCGCTCAATGGTAGAACTCTCACCTgggtcagaagattgtgggtttgaGACCCACTCGAGACGTGAGCATTGAAATCCAGGCAGAACCTCTCAAAGCAGCACTGAGAGTGTGCAATTCTGTCCGTTTTTACAAGCTGTGATGCAGGAAGAGTGTGGGTGTAGAAAATGGCTGGTAAGAAAGCCCATCTTCGTTCTCATGAACAGCAGCTCAATATCATTCATTTTCACCCATAACTCAGTCcttacaccccacacacccctcatacATCTTCCATGGCCTTTATATGCTTATGTCGCCTCAATGTCCCCTCATACCTCCCATGTCCCCTCATATCCCCATCCCAGTCCCTgcgccctccatctccccctgctCCTTCATATCCACCATGGTCACTCCATGTCCCCTCAtatcccacatgcctcctccatgacCCCCATGTATCCTCCATGGCCATTCGCCCAGTATTCATGATGGGAAAACCTGAGGATGTCATTGAAATGGGTGTTAAAAAAATTCCAAACAAAAAAAGATCTGTCATTCAAACATATTTCATAATTATAAAAACTCTCATTCACAGAAGCTATTCAAAAAATGTCAATCTCTCAAATGTTCAATCTGTTATAAAACAAATCAATACTCATTCACTTACCCTATTAAAGACAGAtaatcctttaataacctcttAAAACTGTAAGTCAAAATATGAAATATGCTGAGATCAATGGTCTTGTAGCATTTGATACTCAGCCAGGCATTCTTAATAGATTCTTACATCAAAAAACCCCATTGCAGCTCATAAACAATGAAAATTAAAGATCAGTGACAAGGACCTCACATTCTGACCAGTCTCtatctctcaaccaacatcacaagaaCAGATTATGTAGTTGTTTATCCAATTTCTATTGGTTTAGGGATTGGATTCCAGTGCAGCACCTAGTTAGCAGGAGGTACACCCACCAGTACTTGGGCAGAATGAAATGGGATGCATAACTGGCCCATAGTTGGAGAGATGGAGGTTTTGTGAGgggttttttttagcactggagaAGTAACAGAAATAGTGCAGGATGAGGCCCAGAAGGTATTTAAACACATGGGTGAGAATCGTATCATTGAGGGTTTTGGTAATTGACAAAAAGTACATGTCAACCAGATGGAGAGTGATGGAAGATAAACCTCTGTAGGCAGTTGTCACCTACCATTGCACGCTATGATCTAACAAATGCCCTTTGTAATTACATCTTATTTCAATAAATATTGCATAGGTTCATCACGGCATGTTTATCACTGttaataattcaatcaaatttcaaCGTTTCATGGACTGTGTGACTGCTCTCAGGGATCTAAATCAGAGGTAGAACTTGGTAGAACTTCCAACAATGATCTGAGCAAAACAAATTCGTAGACAGCTGACACTGACAGACAGAAAATAAAAAGGAGTTGTGTCAAACACAAAAATAAACATACCTCATCTTTCTGTGCAAATGCCCAAATAGCGACGGCCATTTCAACCAGAAATAAAAGCACGATAATCGCAAAATACTGAGAGAGAATAAGAACAGTGAGTGAGATACAAGTAATGAGGACTGACACGATAATCTGTCTGATCTGACCCAATTCATTGTCATAAAGATATTGGTCCTGAATCTcctgggttggaatggaggaacaaagggaggccattcagccccttgagataccctgtcattcaatgagattgtgccTGACCTGTGCCTTAACTCTATCTACCTACATTGCTTCTCTAACCCTTAATATCTttacccaacaaaaatctatcaattcaTTTGACCCTCAGCCTCAACAGATTCCTGGGAAGAGACTTACAGATTTCCACCCCGCTTTGTATAAAAAACAACTCTTGGCATCATCCCCAAATAGCCTCACTTTAATTTTAGTATTTTGATCTCTTGAGCTAGTCAATGTCATCAGACGAAATAGTTTTTCTCCCTCCTTAATCATCTTAAATATTTAAATCAAATCACATCTTAATCTTCTATATTTAGGGAGCACCAGGCAGGGTACATTCAACCTATATGCAGAATTTTAGGTGAATTTGTTTAAACATGGAATCCACTCACAGGACAGAATCTTCCTGCCAAAGACCAGTCATATCTCTGCTGGTGAAGACTGGCCACCAGCCTGAACgataaatatattgctgttccttcactgtcgctgagtcaaaatcctggaactccctccctaacgcaCTGCTCGCTGCCAcattcgcaagggcaattagggatgagcactaAATGCCAGATTAGCCAGTGacgaccacatcccatgaaataatttttttaatgaccTCCTTTATTCTTCTGAAGTAAACACTCACTTCAGTGAAACTTACACCATCTCTAAACCCTTACCAGAataaagtgttcaattctggagGACATCAATTGTTTTCTCTGGCATCACAATGGCTCCAATGGCAGCTGAAGACTGggcttggaggagctggggaaAACCTCAGGTGGAGCTAGTCCAATACGTTGGACACTATCCGCATGAGGGGAATTGGAAATTCAGATGTGGCTATAATTGTATTTCTGATTAGCAATTAAAAATATGTCATAGGCACTGTCGTTGGTCACATGATCTCAATACCCATATTCACACAGCCTGTGCGAGTGAACTTTAAGTTTTCTGTTCTTTGTTGGTAAAATGTTGATATGGAAACATACCAGTCTATTCGATTATCGAACATTTTACTTCCTTACTTACTGAATGGAGGGTGATGTTTTTGCAGCGAATGAATATAGCTGAAAAACACTTACTGCATTGTGTGTGATGGATTTTCACCTAAAATTAGTACAAGGAGAGAAGTCACCACGGCCTCACCTGAGAATTGTTATTGATTTCAATTGGACAACGTTGTCTTACAATCTGATTGGACTGGTAATGTGCTGCTGATGCACTATAACAGACACTGGGGGACCACTCCAAGTATGAAATGACCCTCTCTTTGTGTACAGGTTGGCGTCTCTGGCCTGGGTCTACGGCAGGCACAAGTCTCCTTTACACAGAAACTTTTGGTTTTATTAATTTTACCGGATGTGGGCATTATTcgttaggccaccatttattaaccatccctaattgcccttgaagagctgccttcttggactgctgcagtccatgttgtgtaggtacacccacagtgctgataggaagggagttccaggattttcacccagggtgccacccgggcaccctggcgatatatttccaagtcggggtgaagAGTGACTTGGAATGCCAGGTGATGGCTTTTCCCGATACctgctgcctttgcccttctggatggtagaggtcatgggtttggaagatgtttcccaaggaatcttggtgagttcctgcagtgagcTTCACATGGTGCGatttaggctgggattctccggtcccgccaCGTCGGGTcctgtggcggaggaggtggcagCCCAGCCGCAGGTTTTCTGACTTTTGGTGGGATGGAACCATCCTGGTGACGGGCAGGGCTGAAAACTCCCACCTTTAGATTAATACACATCTGTATAAAGATCATTTggttctgaaatgttaactcggcgtgattcagcagactgaagtcaaagtctgCTGAACATTGCATTTAGCAGGATCTTTTCAGCAGTTGTAAAGCTAAGAACCA
Proteins encoded in this window:
- the LOC119955090 gene encoding CD9 antigen-like encodes the protein MVMFQARCIKYCLIILNLLFSLLGLTILLLAFWFRFDERTKSLYEVAQHGEKFTIGIYAMWAAGGLLLVAGFTGYFAVTRESKCLLWVYFAIIVLLFLVEMAVAIWAFAQKDEVIKQLQDAYAGTIDVSSPDAVDFKCMINALHKTLGCCGYKDKQGSVRGCTTGYKDCLEAIEEIINSKLHIFAAIAFGIALITVFGIIFTILLQRSIKPSGVI